CCTTCTGAAACGGCCCGAATCGGGACATATACCGTACCATTAATTATCTTAGGCGGCGTCTGAGTTTTCACTTGGTTACCATTTACGATTATTTTTGGAGCGACTGTAGCCGCAAAGGCTCCTGCACTAAACACTAGGGTCAAAGCCAGTCCTGATATGCCTATTTTCATTATTTTTTTCATTTTTCACTCTCTCCTAGGATGATAGATTTCTATCTTAGACGCCACTCAAGCATATTTGTTTCTATAAAATCAATATTATGTAATTGTTCAGCCCGCCTATCTCTCTTCAATTCCGAGTGTTTTCTCTCACCGGCCGGTTGCTTGGAGGCGCATTGTTGCATTTTTTGCAGGATTCTTCTAAAAAATCTTATGGGCTACGGCACATTGTTGCATAATTTGCAGGAAATTCAGTGTTTAGAGCAAGTTCGCGGATGGCGTAAAGTAAGTTGTGTACCAAGATTTGGAGCCTAGTCAGGCACCAAAAAAGTAGGGTATCCTCGGGATTGCGAAACCACCAAGGAGGAACCCTACCAATGAATATTTTACCCGAAAGTTCGCTGAATAATCTATTTGAAAAACTTGTTAAAGATTTTGTGAAAGACAACATGGAACGCCTGTTGCGCGCCGAAATCCAGGGGTTTATGGAGAGTGAAGAAGCCGGCGCCAGCAATAGTCGCAATGGCTACTATACGCGAGACTTACACACGAAATATGGCCATATCGAGGATCTTCAGGTGCCCCGGGACCGCCAAAGCCTTTTCCAGACGCAGTTGTTTGAGCCGTACCAGCGGCGGGACGGATGGTTAGAAGAGGCCGTCATCCAAATGTATAAATCGGGCATGGGTACGCGGGATGTGGCCCGGTTCATTGAAAGTATGTTTGGTAGCCACTACTCCCCAACCACGGTCAGCAATATTACGGCTACAGTGCTGGACGATATCCACCAGTGGCAAAAGCGGCCACTGAGCAAACGGTATTCTGTGATCTATTTAGATGGGCTGTACGTGAAGCTGAAACGGGGCACGGTTCGTGGTGAAGTGGTCTACTTTGCGATGGGAATTGACGAGGAGGGACAGCGTCAAATTCTCGGGTTCTACGTGGGTGGCCAAGAGAGTTCGAATGGCTGGCGGGAGGTACTCAAAGACCTGTACGACCGCGGAGCGCAGGAAGTCCTGCTGGGTGTGTTTGACGGGCTACCGGGACTGGATGCGGCGTTTAAAGAGACCTATCCTCAGGCGGATGTACAGCATTGCGTAGTGCACAAAGTGCGGGCCACGTTTCATAAAATTCGGGTGGAGCACAAAACCGATGTCATGGAGGCGTTGAAAACCGTATATACAGCACCGGATGAAGTGGTAGCCCGGGCTAACTTTGATACGGTCAAAGCGAAGTGGAACAAGCTGTATCCGAAGGAAATGAGGTCCTGGGAGGAACAGTTATCCACACTCCTGACGTTCTACAACTATCCGCTGTCGATCCGTAAAGCGATCTACACGTCGAACCCCATCGAGCGGATGAACAAGGAAATCCGCAAGCGTCTGAAACCGATGAACAGTCTGACAAACATGGATGCCGCAGAGAAAATCGTGTACCTGGAGATGCTGGAATACAATGAACGTCATGCAGGGCGGGTCGCCCAAGGCTTTGGAGTGGATGCCGTTAAAAAGAAGCTAAAAGAGCTATTCGAAACACGCTACCCCTCTTTGCCCACACCGGAAGAGGCGTAGCAGATAAATCCAGTTTCTGGGAGTCGGGGTTCCCCCTCCCCCCAGAAACACTACATCCCAACCCGTAACCCGGGGGAGGCACTTCTACTCTTTTACACAAACTTCTTGACGCTACCAGTTCGCGCTGACTATATTGCATTTTGTGCAGGATTTCAGCATCGGGCGCTTCTATTGGACAGTATTGCTGCACATTTTGCAGGATTTCTCTACAATGTACGAGCATGGCCCCCCTCTGGCCGTCAGCCATATCATACCTGCCAGGATTTCAGACATTTCCGGGATACGCTATACAAAAATGATATAATGGAACGATGGATTCACCCAATCTGCTACAGGAGAACGATAGCGATGCAGTCAAACTATATGATGGATGCTGCCGGGTGGGATAAGCTCATCTCGGAGGTTGCCCATTCTTTCGATGATCTGACCCTGAAACGGGGATTTCAATATTATAAGCAGCAGCGCGTGCAGGTCTTCAGGATGATCACGCCGCACAGAATTATGTCGCTGGTCGAAGGCCGGGAGGATTATGCGGTCTCCATCGACCTGGACGATCTGCAGGAGAGCCATTGCGATTGCCCCGTACCCGGGATGTGCAAGCATATGGCGGCTGTGCTGATGCAATACGCCGAGGAGCAGGACAAGCCTGTGCATTCCATCGCGAACGCCAAGGCGCTGGTCAACCAGCCTAAGATTCATTCTGCTACGGCGTCCGCTGTCCCGGGACGGCGCGGGGAACAATTGAAGAAGCTGGCCACCCTGATTCCTGAGGCAACGGTGCAGCAGTGGCGTGAATATATGGCGCTGCTGGTGGAACCGCTTGCCCATACGGTGCGCAACCCGCAGTATGCTGACCGGGCGCTCGCCGCCATTACCGGGGGCCAGCCCAAGCTGCCTGCCGCTGCTGCACAACTGTTCAAGTTACACGCTCATCTCTGTGTGCTGGAGAGTATCCTCCGGCCTGGCGGGACATCTCTCACGGCGAACCCCTTGTCCCTTGGTTATTCCGTGGGCTACTACACCTCTATTGCGATTTCCGAGCTGCAAAAGCATGTCACAGACATGATGAAGCGGGGTCTGCCGCTGGCAGAAGCCCCTGAGGAGTGGCCGAGAGTCTACGATACGATTGCCTATCTGCGGACCGAGATGCTGAACGAAACGCGTGACCGCGCCAGAGAACAGCCTTATTTCTCTGCTTGTTACAGCCTGCTGTGGATCAACTGGATTACCCCGAATCTAAGCGGACCGGAGCTGTACACCAAGGAGCTGGCGGAGCTGCAAAAGGCCGGAGAAAAGCTAAGCGCCGCTGCTCCCCGCCATGCCCTGCTGCTGGCCGAGAGCCGGATGCATGCGCTGCTCCATGAGGATGCGGCTGCTATTGAGAAGCTGGACGCCGCGTCCGAACGGCCCGGGCTGCACCCGGAGGAGCTGATGAGCTTCCTGCCTCCGCTGGCCGAAGCCGGCCAGTGGAGACGCCTGACCCTGTGGCTGGCCGCGCTCGGCCCGCTGCTGAACAGCCGAATGTACAATCTGCTGGATTATGCAGGCTACTGGGATGAGGCGGTCCGGCACCTGCCCGAAGAAGAGCCCCTGATGTGGGAGACGCTGTCAGGGATGCTGCCGCTGTCACGCGAGATCTATGAAGTCCAGCTGCTTGCCTACGGCAAATGGCAGGATTGGATGGATATGCAGATTGCCTCCGGCCATCGGCCTGCCGACTTCCGGGTGAGCGACCTGCAGCCGATCGAGAAGAATGCGCCGGAGCTGCTTCTGCCGTTCTACCATCAGGCGGTGGAACGCTTCGTGCTGGACAAGAACCGGCACAGCTACAAAGCGGCCGTGAAGCTGCTGAAACGGCTAGCCAAGCTGTACAAAAAACTGAAACGCGAAGCACGCTGGGAAGTGTTCCTGGACGGCTTCACGGATAGGCATAGCCGCCTGCGCGCCCTTCAGGAAGAGCTGCGGAAAGGAAAACTGATTCCATGAATATGAAGATGCGCAATATTACCGTCCAGCTCGCCCTTACCCAGTATGGGGATGCGCTGATCTATGGTGTGGATGACCGCGATGATTATATGCCCGGTGTCCAGCTCAAGCAAATGCTGTTCGCCTGGCATGAGGAATCCTTCTACGGCACGGAGCTTAGCACCTCGAAGGCCGATGAGGTCGAGCTGGTGGTGCTGCCTGCCGAGCAGGTCCTGCCGTTCTTTGCGGACCTGCGGCTGCTCCGGCATGTCGGCTGGAGCTGGCAGGGCGATGCCCAGCTGTTAACCCGGCTGGCCCCGCTGCTGGCCCGAATGCTGGAGGCCCGGCAGTATGCCCCGAGCTTCGCAGCCTACCGTGAAGGCCAGCTCCGCTGGGCCTGGACAGAACAAGTGCTGGCGGAAGCCGCCGAGGCAGACTGGGACGATGCGGCCGCGCTGCATCGTCTTCAGGAGCGCAGCGGGTTCGCCGAAGGGCTGCAGGCCGCCTTCTCGGCGGCGGTCTTCCAGCGGCACTACAGCACCGAGGCGCAGGCCGGTGATCTGCGCAGTGAATTCCCGCTGCTGTTCAGCGCAGGCGGGAGAAGCGCAGCCGGTATGGACGAGGACAGCTGGCTGATGTCCATCGGCTGGAAGGCAGACACCGCGCCGTTCCGGCCGGTGCTGCAGCTGCTTGAGCCTGACGATGAGCTGCCGCACTGGCGGCTCCAGCTGCTCCTCCAGGACAAGCGCGACGAGTCCGCGCTTGTGCCGCTGCGGCTCACCGGGGACGGCGAGCCGCATGGCACTTGGCCCGCAGCGTGGACAGCGCATGTCCACGAGCGCGCGGGCGGGTGGCTGTCACGGCTGCGTGACAGCCTTCCGGAGCACATCGGGCGCGGCGCCGATGTGCTGGCAGAGCCGCTCGGCGACGAGGTCGCGTGGCGGTTCCTTACGGCCGACAGCCGCGCTCTGCTGGAGGCGGGCTGGCAGGTGCTGCTGCCGGCATGGTGGGAAGCCGCCAGCCGCAGGAAGCCGCGCCTGCGCGCGAAGATCAGCTCCGGCACGGCTGAGGGCAGCCGCGGGCAGTCGCTGTTCGGCCTGGATGCGCTCGTCGATTTCGACTGGCGCATCTCCATCGGCGACGCCGACCTGACCGAGGCGGAGTTCGCCGACCTCGTAGCGCGCGGGGAACGCCTCGTCCAGTTCCGCGGCAAGTGGATTCCGCTGGACCCTGCGCTACTGGCGCAGATTCAGCGGGCCATGGCCGGGATGGACAAGTCGCGCGGCTTGTCCTTCCAGGATGTGTTGCAGCTGCACCTGCTGAACGAAGGTGCAGACGGCGATTCGGAGGAAGCGGAAGCGCAGCGCGCCGAGGAAGAAGCGGTTCGCGTAAGGCTGGAGGTCGAACTGAACGAGCACCTCTTGAAGCTGATCGGACAGCTCGGGCAGCGTAGCCAGTGGCCGAAGCCGGAGGTGCCGGCCGGTCTGCATGCCGAGCTTCGAAGCTACCAGCATGAGGGCTTCGCCTGGCTGGTCTTCCTCCGCCGCTTCGGGCTGGGCGCTTGCCTGGCCGATGACATGGGGCTTGGCAAGACGGTGCAGCTGATCTCCTACCTGCTCCATCTGAAGGAGCAGGAGGAGGAAGCCGCAGCTTCCGGCGCACCCGTGGCCCGGCGGCAGACCGAGCCGGCCGGCTGGCCTTCGCTGATCATCTGTCCGACCTCCGTGCTGGGCAACTGGCAGAAGGAGCTGCAGCGCTTCGCGCCTTCCCTGAATGTGATGCTTCATTACGGAAGCCGGCGGCTGGATGCCGGATATTTCTACGGCGCGGCTTCGCAGGCGGATGTTGTGCTTACCTCTTACGCTACCGCTGCACTGGACCAGGAGCTGCTGAAGCAGTTCACCTGGGCAACCGTATGCCTGGATGAAGCACAGAATATCAAAAACGCCGGAACGAAGCAGTCCGCCGCCGTGCGCAGCTTCCCGGCCTTGCACCGGATCGCCCTGACTGGTACGCCGATTGAGAACAGGCTGTCCGAGCTGTGGTCGATCTACGATTTCATCACACCGGGTTATCTCGGCAGCCCGAAGGGGTTCCAGGACCGGTTCGCAAATGCCATTGAGAAGGAGCGCAATTCCGAGCGGACCGCTGATTTGCAGCGGCTGGTCAAGCCGTTCATGCTGCGCCGCAAGAAGAAGGACCCGGCGATCCAGCTTGATCTCCCGGATAAAAATGAGATGAAGACCTACATTAACCTGACGGCCGAGCAGGCCGCACTCTACGATCAGAACGTGAACAGCCTGCTTGAACGGATGCAGAAGCTGGAGGGCATCGAACGCAAGGGGGCCATTCTCGCCGCCTTGACCAGCCTGAAGCAGCTCTGTGACCATCCGATGCTGCTAACCAAGGAGGCACTGCCTGAGCCGGAAGACGGCAGCGCTCTGGACACCACCTCCTTGATCGAACGCTCCGCCAAGCTGGAACGGCTGCTCGCGATGGTGCGCGAGCTGCGCGAGGAGAACGAGCGCTGCCTGATCTTCACCCAGTATGTAGGCATGGGTAAAATGCTCCAGGCCGTACTTCAGCAGGAGCTTCAGGAACCGGTGCTGTACCTGAACGGCAGCACGCCGAAGAGCACGCGCGACCGCATGATTGAGCGGTTCCAGGCTCCCCCGCTGCCTGCGGGCGAAGCCGCTGCAGATGGAGCCGCTGGAGCGCAGACGTCCGATCAGCCGAATGTATTCATCCTCTCGCTCAAAGCGGGCGGAGTCGGCCTCAACCTGACGGCCGCCAACCATGTGTTCCATTTCGACCGCTGGTGGAATCCGGCGGTGGAGAACCAGGCCACAGACCGTGCTTACCGCATGGGCCAGACCCGGGATGTACAGGTGCATAAGTTCATCTCGCTCGGCACGCTGGAGGAGAAGATTGACGAGATGCTGGAGAGCAAGCAGCAGCTCAGCGACGACGTCATCTCCGGCTCCGAGGGCTGGATCACCGAGCTCTCCACAGACGCGCTGAAGGATCTGTTCACGCTGCGCCGGGAATGGGTGGGATAACCCGCCACTGTGGATACCGCCTGTTCCGGCTATCTTTTATCTGCTACAGGTCTGGCATCAGTCTGGCATGAGTCTGTCATCGGTCTATTACCTGTCAGCCAGCGTGGCATTACTGGACCTTCACCCTTCGGCCTTCACCATTGCTCGGACATTCTGAAGGTAGCCGCCACATTGTCCTCACCGGCAAGCGAGCTGACCACCAGCGTGACCGGCACTTGCTGAAGATCGTAGGCGAGCCGCTGATTCAGCAGATTCACCGCCACATTCTGGTAGGCTCCGGATATGCCGGAGCCGATGCCTTGAGTCAGCACCCGTCCGCCGGTGACTGTTGTACAGGTATAGTTCACCAGCAGCGCTGTTTCAGTGACTGGAATAGCCGTAGTCGGCGTAGGGTAATTCACAAAAGCTCCATTCACGGTCCCCCCGGCTATCACCTTATAGCGGATAGGGGTAGAGGCCAGAATCTCCAGCCCGTCTGGAACGATCTCGGCGGCCACTGCTTCAGGAACCGCGATCGTAGTGCTTCTGCGGAAGCTGATGGCTGCGGTGTCGCTGCTCGTTACGGGGATATTGTTACGAAACTCTGAGGTAATCCGGCTAAGCGCCACGGGCTGCAGGGTAACGGGACTCCAGAGCCCGCTGCTGTCCACAAGGAAGATCCGCACCCGTACCTGCTCCTGGGAGTAGGAGATATTGAATTGGAAAAAATTCTGCGTAATATTATACGTTTTGGTCACAACCTCCCGATAGTTCGACTCGAACAACTCCTGCGCGAACAGCGTGGAGGGACTTACATCGTTGTTGTAACCCGTCAAATAGACCGATCCCTGGGCCATCCCATTGTTTACTACCTTCACTACTGCCTGACTGATGAGTCCTGCTCCCGGGGTAGGGTTCTTTGTTAGCATATTGGTTGTCAGTATAGGCATAGTTATCACCCTCCGTTAGAGCTGTATTCAATAGGATATGCAGATGATAATGGAAGTTTCTGGTCGGTTGACAGGCCGTGGCAGTTGTCAGTTCACAGACACTGTGCTAAAATCAATGTAACTTTTTTAGAACGGAGGGTTGCGTGTGATAGACTATATCCGGATTCGCACTTTGCGCGGCTAATTATTTTCCCATAGCGCGAAAGCTCTGCCCTGTGCAGAGGACTCAGGATAAGTCTGTCCATAACACGTAACCCATAGCATACACCTGTTAATCCGCAACCCGTACGCTGATTCCCGGAACCGGTACACTGTGCCCATAGTGCATGTATCCGCTCCGCCAGAATCTGTGTTTGCCGGGAGGATTAGCTTTATATCTTTTTAAGTTGCCGGGACCCTTGTCCCTGCCGCTTGAACCTTCATGGTGTCTATGGCAAGCATGGCCGTATAGCTGCTCCCGCGCAGCGGGCTATACCAGACCTTATTCTGTTGTTCCTCCACCTACTGTTAGCACAGGCAGACTGCCTGTGCTTTTTTGATGCCCAAATTACACTATGGAGGTTGATCTATATATGGAACCCGTACAACAGAAAGCCGTTATCGTCGGCATGCAGCTGCAGAACGACACGAACTTCGCTTATTCGATGGAGGAGCTGCGCAATCTGGCAGCCGCCTGCGAGATTGAGGTCGTGGCTGAGCTTAGCCAGAAATCCAGCCGGGTGAACCCGTCGCATTACATCGGGACCGGCAAAATTCAGGAGCTGGCGCTGCTGATGGAGCAGCATGAAGCAAAGGTCGTTATTTTCAACGATGAGCTGTCTCCCTCCCAGATCCGCAATCTGGAGTCATCGCTGGACCGCCAGGTCATTGACCGGACCATTCTGATTCTGAATATCTTCGCCTCGCGGGCGAAGACCAAGGAAGCCCAGCTTCAGGTAGAGGTCGCACAGCTGCAATATATGCTGCCCCGCCTGAGCGGACTGCGTGAGTCTCTCGGCAGACAGGGCGGCGGGGCCGGCCTGAAGAACCGGGGAGCCGGGGAAACGAAGCTGGAGCTGGACCGCAGACGGATTGAAGAGCGAATCTCCGCATTGCAGTTAGAGCTGCAGACGCAGGTCGCAAGGCGCCAGATCCAGCGTAAGCAGCGGCACAAGAATGAGGTACCTGTGGTCTGTCTGGTCGGCTACACCAACACCGGCAAGTCCAGCTTAATGAACACTCTGGTGGAGACCTATCATCCCGGTTCGGGCAAAGGCGTGCTCGCCAAGGATATGCTGTTCGCTACGCTGGAGACCTCGGTGCGCAGCATCGTGCTGCCTGATCACAAAACCTTCCTGCTAACCGACACCGTAGGCTTCGTCAGCCAGCTGCCCCATCATCTGGTGAAGGCGTTCCGCTCGACCCTGGAGGAGGTAACAGAGGCCGATCTGCTGATTCATGTCGTCGATATTGCCGATCCGCAGCATGAGCAGCATATGGCTGTAACGAATGAGACCCTGAAGGCGCTGGGCGCTGACGGGATTCCTACCCTGTACGCCTACAACAAGGCTGATCTTAGGGAGGAGCCTTACCCGCAAGTGGAAGAAGACTCTGTAACCCTGTCTGCTAAGAAAAACCTCGGGATCGCCGAGCTGGTCACTCTGATCCGCAACTGCATCTTCACCGACTATGTACAGTGTGAAATCCTGGTCCCGTTCGACCGGGGCAGCATTGTCTCCTACTTCAATGAACATGCCGATGTGCAGTCCGTCAGCTACGAAGAGCAGGGCACGCGCCTGAAGCTGGAATGCCGGGCGGCCGATTATGAGCGGTTCAGAGATGATTTTGTAGAGCTGCCGCAATAAAATCGCTGGATATCACAGGAGCTGGTCCCCGCATTACTGGGCCAGCTCCTTATGTTGTCTATGAAGCTCTAGAAGCAAATCACTCTGCGGGTAAACGATGCTGGTTCCTCATCGCTTTCTGGAGACAAACCTCCAACCCATATGCCGTTTTGGCCACACACATTGTAGCCGGTTTTCGCATGCGTTCTGAAGGGGCTTCTTCCTTTCCTGGCGGTGCTCCGCCTATCTCTTGCCCATTCTGAGCGTGTTATCTCACCGACCGCTTGCATGGATCGCATTGTTGCACATCTTGCAGGATTTCTCTAAAAATGTTACTGCCCACGGTACATTGTTGCATCATTTGCAGGAATTCCGTTGTTTAGTACAACTTAGCGTTGGCTTTGTTGCATTTCATGCAGGATTTCAGCAGAAGCCGCTTCTATTGGGCAATATTGCTGCACTTCTTGCAGGATTTCTCTACGATGTTACGGGCTGCGGAGCATGGGTCCATCCCTCATCGCAGCAGCACCGATTGTGTTCAGTTTTCGCATACATTTGGTCCGTCGGCCATCGCAGCGTGTAATGTGTTCGGTTTTTCGACTACATTCGGCTTCGCGCACTTGTACCTGCCTATGATGTTCGGTATTTCGCATACGTTCAGCCTTTGAGCAGGTATGTTATGGCTCTCCCGGAGCGGGCCGCAGGTTAAGTACGAACCCGCCCCTCATGCTATTGATGTTACTCATGTTATTCATGCTGTTCACGACTCTTACACCCCGCTCTCCCTTCTCAACATTCGTTTTATTCATTTCATTCGCTCCCTTCTCATCATTCCATTCGTTGACCCTCTTCGCTCCCGCCGCCTTCCCTCCTGCAATTCCCTGCGCTCTGTCCTCTTCGTACTCTATCCCACTGCGAACCCGCAGCCCGCCCTCATCCGTCAGCTCCAGAAGCGGGGCAGAGTTCAATCTCCCCTCCTCCCCAGCCGCCAGAGAGTACACCAGCGCTGCCTGCTGCATGGAGGTGAAATTGAGGGTCCTGCGCGGACCGGCGCAGAGAATCATATCGATATTTATGCGGCTGTCTGTCCTATGAATTTCCCATGCCAAGCGGTTCTCTGCATCAGCTGGTCCGCTGAATACCGCGAACCAGGTAGTCAGGCCAAACTCCGTCCCTCCGATGCTGATCACCGCACCTTCCTCTGTTAATCCGGCTGTAACTCCCTCCAGTGCGCCGCCAACCTCCAGCCGCAGCCGCAGGTCCGAGGCTGCAATCACACCGCCGGTCCGGTCCAGATTCGGATGGGTATCCCCGCCATCTGTCATGAAATCGATCCCGAACAGCACATGGCCTGCTTCCTGCAGCGATTGGAAGCGTGCGGAGCAGTAGTCATAGCCGTCATGCAGGCAGCGGAGCCGGAGATATGAGGGCTGTCCGTTATTATTGGCATAGATCAGCAGCGGCCGTCTTTGGTTCCACAGATCACTATGGGTGAAGGAGCCCATGCTCCACTGCGGAGTCATATAAGTGACCGCCCACTTGCCGTCATACCCCTGATTCTGATTTTGCACCTGACCCTGACCTTGCTCCTGATCCCGACCTTGCACCTGCCCCTGCCCCTGACCCTGACCCTGATCCCGCCCTTGCACCTGACCCTGACCTTGCTCCTGATCCCGACCTTGCTCCCGATTCCGCTCCTGATCCCATTCCTGATCCCGCCCTTGTTCCTGGCCCAACTCCCGCTTCCGCTCTTTCCCTGTCCCCTGCTCCTGCCCTTTCTCCTCCCCTTCCAAGCGTTGCCTTATCTCCTTCGTCTCAGGAACCTTGAAGCCCTTCAGATAGGCAGGGGGACAATGAATGCCGCTCATATACCATTCCTCTTCGTAGGGCAGCTCCTCCCATGGGAAGAACATCACGGCTCCTCCTGTCGCCAGTTGCAGAAACGCCTTGCTCTGGTCCTCCAGCAGCACTCCGTAACAGCGGGAATGCGGGCCGGACCACTGGGCCGTGGCGGGGTGATAATACCCGGCCACGGTCCTCCAGGTCAGCTCTAGCAGTTCTCTGGTCCATGCCTTAACCCTGCTGTCCGAGGTCTCGGACTGAAGCTTCGACAGCTCCAGAATGGCAATGTAGGTGTAGACAGGGCTGTTAAATTCCTGAAAAGCCCCATGCTTCAGGGTATGAGCATGCAGCCTCCTGAGCCGCTCCAGCCCATAGTCCGCATAATCCTTACGCCCCAGCTTCTCCCCGGCAATTCTGGTCACGAACGCGCCAATAATCGCAATATTGGTATAATCCGGTCCGACATTGCGCCGGATAATGGCTTCGCAGGCACACTCTATGGACAAGACGGCTGCTTCCCGCAGATCGTGCGGGAAACGGTGGCCGTGGCGCGAAAG
The sequence above is a segment of the Paenibacillus sp. FSL R7-0204 genome. Coding sequences within it:
- a CDS encoding SWIM zinc finger family protein, with the translated sequence MQSNYMMDAAGWDKLISEVAHSFDDLTLKRGFQYYKQQRVQVFRMITPHRIMSLVEGREDYAVSIDLDDLQESHCDCPVPGMCKHMAAVLMQYAEEQDKPVHSIANAKALVNQPKIHSATASAVPGRRGEQLKKLATLIPEATVQQWREYMALLVEPLAHTVRNPQYADRALAAITGGQPKLPAAAAQLFKLHAHLCVLESILRPGGTSLTANPLSLGYSVGYYTSIAISELQKHVTDMMKRGLPLAEAPEEWPRVYDTIAYLRTEMLNETRDRAREQPYFSACYSLLWINWITPNLSGPELYTKELAELQKAGEKLSAAAPRHALLLAESRMHALLHEDAAAIEKLDAASERPGLHPEELMSFLPPLAEAGQWRRLTLWLAALGPLLNSRMYNLLDYAGYWDEAVRHLPEEEPLMWETLSGMLPLSREIYEVQLLAYGKWQDWMDMQIASGHRPADFRVSDLQPIEKNAPELLLPFYHQAVERFVLDKNRHSYKAAVKLLKRLAKLYKKLKREARWEVFLDGFTDRHSRLRALQEELRKGKLIP
- the hflX gene encoding GTPase HflX, whose protein sequence is MEPVQQKAVIVGMQLQNDTNFAYSMEELRNLAAACEIEVVAELSQKSSRVNPSHYIGTGKIQELALLMEQHEAKVVIFNDELSPSQIRNLESSLDRQVIDRTILILNIFASRAKTKEAQLQVEVAQLQYMLPRLSGLRESLGRQGGGAGLKNRGAGETKLELDRRRIEERISALQLELQTQVARRQIQRKQRHKNEVPVVCLVGYTNTGKSSLMNTLVETYHPGSGKGVLAKDMLFATLETSVRSIVLPDHKTFLLTDTVGFVSQLPHHLVKAFRSTLEEVTEADLLIHVVDIADPQHEQHMAVTNETLKALGADGIPTLYAYNKADLREEPYPQVEEDSVTLSAKKNLGIAELVTLIRNCIFTDYVQCEILVPFDRGSIVSYFNEHADVQSVSYEEQGTRLKLECRAADYERFRDDFVELPQ
- a CDS encoding IS256 family transposase, encoding MNILPESSLNNLFEKLVKDFVKDNMERLLRAEIQGFMESEEAGASNSRNGYYTRDLHTKYGHIEDLQVPRDRQSLFQTQLFEPYQRRDGWLEEAVIQMYKSGMGTRDVARFIESMFGSHYSPTTVSNITATVLDDIHQWQKRPLSKRYSVIYLDGLYVKLKRGTVRGEVVYFAMGIDEEGQRQILGFYVGGQESSNGWREVLKDLYDRGAQEVLLGVFDGLPGLDAAFKETYPQADVQHCVVHKVRATFHKIRVEHKTDVMEALKTVYTAPDEVVARANFDTVKAKWNKLYPKEMRSWEEQLSTLLTFYNYPLSIRKAIYTSNPIERMNKEIRKRLKPMNSLTNMDAAEKIVYLEMLEYNERHAGRVAQGFGVDAVKKKLKELFETRYPSLPTPEEA
- a CDS encoding DEAD/DEAH box helicase, whose protein sequence is MNMKMRNITVQLALTQYGDALIYGVDDRDDYMPGVQLKQMLFAWHEESFYGTELSTSKADEVELVVLPAEQVLPFFADLRLLRHVGWSWQGDAQLLTRLAPLLARMLEARQYAPSFAAYREGQLRWAWTEQVLAEAAEADWDDAAALHRLQERSGFAEGLQAAFSAAVFQRHYSTEAQAGDLRSEFPLLFSAGGRSAAGMDEDSWLMSIGWKADTAPFRPVLQLLEPDDELPHWRLQLLLQDKRDESALVPLRLTGDGEPHGTWPAAWTAHVHERAGGWLSRLRDSLPEHIGRGADVLAEPLGDEVAWRFLTADSRALLEAGWQVLLPAWWEAASRRKPRLRAKISSGTAEGSRGQSLFGLDALVDFDWRISIGDADLTEAEFADLVARGERLVQFRGKWIPLDPALLAQIQRAMAGMDKSRGLSFQDVLQLHLLNEGADGDSEEAEAQRAEEEAVRVRLEVELNEHLLKLIGQLGQRSQWPKPEVPAGLHAELRSYQHEGFAWLVFLRRFGLGACLADDMGLGKTVQLISYLLHLKEQEEEAAASGAPVARRQTEPAGWPSLIICPTSVLGNWQKELQRFAPSLNVMLHYGSRRLDAGYFYGAASQADVVLTSYATAALDQELLKQFTWATVCLDEAQNIKNAGTKQSAAVRSFPALHRIALTGTPIENRLSELWSIYDFITPGYLGSPKGFQDRFANAIEKERNSERTADLQRLVKPFMLRRKKKDPAIQLDLPDKNEMKTYINLTAEQAALYDQNVNSLLERMQKLEGIERKGAILAALTSLKQLCDHPMLLTKEALPEPEDGSALDTTSLIERSAKLERLLAMVRELREENERCLIFTQYVGMGKMLQAVLQQELQEPVLYLNGSTPKSTRDRMIERFQAPPLPAGEAAADGAAGAQTSDQPNVFILSLKAGGVGLNLTAANHVFHFDRWWNPAVENQATDRAYRMGQTRDVQVHKFISLGTLEEKIDEMLESKQQLSDDVISGSEGWITELSTDALKDLFTLRREWVG